In Candidatus Binatia bacterium, one genomic interval encodes:
- a CDS encoding UGSC family (seleno)protein, whose protein sequence is MNRRRIVLDPTSERNLATRVRLPRLDTLEGKKIGLLDISKARGDIFLDQLQIRLQERGATVERFRKPTFTKPAPEDLRQQITVQCEAVVEALADUGSCTSCSVHDIVDLEGRGIPGVYLATVQFEDAGAAQAKALGADPAAVFLPHPIQDRTDDEMRALADEAVVKIVAGLVA, encoded by the coding sequence ATGAACCGACGACGCATCGTCCTCGATCCGACCAGCGAGCGAAACCTCGCCACCCGCGTGCGCCTTCCCCGGCTCGATACCCTCGAAGGGAAGAAGATCGGGCTGCTGGACATCTCGAAGGCGCGCGGGGACATCTTCCTCGACCAACTGCAGATTCGACTGCAGGAGCGCGGCGCCACAGTCGAACGATTCCGGAAGCCTACGTTCACCAAGCCCGCGCCCGAGGATCTTCGGCAGCAGATCACCGTCCAGTGCGAGGCGGTCGTCGAAGCCCTCGCCGATTGAGGAAGCTGTACGTCGTGCAGTGTGCACGACATCGTAGATCTGGAAGGACGCGGCATCCCCGGGGTGTACCTGGCAACGGTTCAGTTCGAGGACGCCGGGGCCGCGCAGGCAAAGGCGCTGGGTGCGGACCCGGCGGCCGTCTTTCTGCCGCACCCCATCCAGGACCGAACCGACGACGAGATGCGCGCCTTGGCCGATGAGGCCGTCGTGAAGATCGTCGCCGGGCTCGTCGCCTAG
- a CDS encoding acyl-CoA dehydrogenase family protein encodes MAPETTSAAEDLDAFRAEVRTWMEQNRPPQPGFVLPQTMLFVTTEEQFTYLRDWQAKVYAAGFVGVEWPSEYGGGGRARGHQRVVDQEMARAGVPFLINLVGLAWAGPVILAYGTEAQKKRFIAKILRADEIWCQGFSEPSAGSDLASLQTRAVRNGDQWNVNGHKVWTSLGRFADQMILLARTDPGAQKHAGISFFLSPMKTDGVEVAPLTKITGEGGFNQIFFADAKFPADRLLGQEGQGWEIALATLNFERGAAEGAAGGGNSSNFDVARTIELARRTQRYGRPATHDPSVRDRLARFAIEAVAIRFDRVRTRIPGLVADRPLALPLMGKVVGSEHAQRLADFGCELQGYAGTLTKGDRHAIDEGEWQRAYLNSYGLTIAGGTSEIVRNILGEKVLGLPKTK; translated from the coding sequence ATGGCACCGGAGACGACCTCAGCCGCGGAGGACCTCGATGCGTTTCGTGCCGAGGTGCGGACGTGGATGGAGCAGAACCGTCCGCCCCAACCGGGTTTCGTGCTTCCGCAGACGATGCTCTTCGTCACGACGGAGGAGCAGTTCACATACCTGCGCGATTGGCAGGCGAAGGTCTACGCCGCGGGCTTCGTCGGGGTCGAGTGGCCGTCCGAGTACGGAGGCGGAGGGCGGGCGCGCGGACATCAGCGTGTCGTCGACCAGGAGATGGCCCGCGCCGGCGTGCCGTTTCTGATCAACCTGGTCGGGCTCGCGTGGGCCGGCCCCGTGATTCTCGCCTACGGGACGGAGGCGCAGAAGAAACGCTTCATCGCGAAGATCCTGCGCGCCGACGAGATTTGGTGCCAGGGTTTCAGCGAGCCGTCCGCGGGCAGCGATCTCGCGTCGCTGCAGACGCGCGCGGTGCGAAACGGTGATCAGTGGAACGTGAACGGCCACAAGGTGTGGACGTCGCTCGGCCGCTTCGCCGACCAGATGATCCTGCTCGCGCGAACCGACCCCGGTGCGCAGAAGCATGCGGGCATTTCCTTCTTCCTCTCGCCGATGAAGACCGACGGAGTCGAGGTGGCGCCGCTCACGAAGATCACGGGTGAGGGCGGCTTCAATCAGATCTTCTTCGCCGACGCGAAGTTCCCCGCGGATCGTCTCCTCGGGCAGGAAGGGCAGGGCTGGGAGATCGCTCTGGCCACGCTCAACTTCGAGCGGGGTGCCGCCGAGGGCGCGGCGGGTGGAGGCAACAGCTCGAATTTCGACGTGGCTCGGACGATCGAGCTGGCGCGCCGGACGCAGCGATACGGCCGCCCGGCGACCCACGATCCGAGTGTGCGGGATCGTCTGGCTCGCTTCGCGATCGAGGCGGTGGCCATCCGGTTCGACCGTGTGCGGACGCGCATTCCAGGGCTGGTCGCGGACCGGCCCCTCGCGCTCCCGCTCATGGGAAAGGTCGTCGGGAGCGAGCATGCGCAGCGTCTCGCGGATTTCGGTTGCGAGCTGCAGGGCTATGCGGGGACCCTCACAAAGGGGGATCGGCATGCGATTGACGAGGGCGAATGGCAGCGCGCCTATTTGAATAGCTACGGCCTCACGATCGCGGGCGGGACGTCGGAGATCGTACGAAACATCCTCGGAGAGAAGGTCCTCGGCCTTCCCAAAACGAAATGA
- a CDS encoding acyl-CoA dehydrogenase family protein translates to MSALESISTRLVYTEDQALLRDEARRLLAARVSIEAVRALLDDDGGDDPALWAELGRMGWLGLLTEAEYGGAGLGAVELSILAEEAGRTLLPTPILAHLLATAVLARGGSTSQRAEWLPRLATGELRATWAHVEANGAWRVADTSVASAGGRLHGTKAFVWAGNTADVFLVPVQVDEEVRIALVPSNAAGVRVESEQTLDRTRRQGRLVLVDAEPVGLLERPAAEVEQDFLPLAWTAIAAESVGGAAAALDRTAAYAATREQFGKAIGSFQAIKHPLVNVLIDTEQARSLVYAAACAIDQSNDDAVLLARMAKARSSDAYGFATSRAIQFHGGFGFTEECDAHLFRRRALASRPALGDPDHHRAAIADLVLGPSAAGATALD, encoded by the coding sequence ATGAGCGCTCTCGAATCGATTTCGACACGCCTCGTGTACACCGAGGACCAGGCGCTCCTGCGCGACGAAGCCCGGCGTCTGCTGGCGGCGCGCGTTTCGATCGAAGCGGTGCGTGCGCTGCTCGACGACGACGGCGGGGACGATCCGGCGCTCTGGGCGGAGCTCGGCCGTATGGGTTGGCTCGGCCTGCTCACCGAGGCGGAGTACGGAGGCGCCGGTCTAGGCGCGGTGGAACTCTCTATCCTCGCCGAGGAGGCAGGCCGCACCCTGCTCCCCACGCCGATCCTTGCTCACTTGCTCGCGACGGCGGTGCTCGCACGCGGCGGCTCGACCTCCCAGCGGGCAGAGTGGCTTCCGCGTCTGGCCACGGGGGAATTGCGTGCCACGTGGGCTCACGTGGAAGCGAATGGCGCGTGGCGTGTTGCCGACACTTCGGTTGCCTCCGCCGGTGGGCGGCTCCACGGTACGAAGGCTTTCGTCTGGGCCGGCAACACCGCGGACGTGTTCCTCGTCCCCGTGCAGGTCGACGAAGAAGTTCGAATCGCGCTCGTTCCGAGCAACGCGGCCGGGGTGCGCGTCGAATCCGAGCAGACGCTGGATCGAACGAGGCGACAAGGCCGCCTCGTGTTGGTGGACGCCGAGCCGGTCGGACTCCTCGAGCGCCCTGCGGCGGAGGTGGAGCAGGACTTCTTGCCGCTCGCGTGGACGGCGATCGCAGCGGAGTCGGTCGGCGGTGCGGCGGCCGCGCTCGACAGGACGGCGGCCTACGCCGCCACGCGCGAGCAGTTCGGCAAGGCCATCGGGAGCTTTCAGGCGATCAAGCATCCTCTGGTGAACGTTCTGATCGATACGGAACAAGCACGCTCGCTCGTGTACGCGGCGGCGTGCGCAATCGATCAATCGAACGACGATGCCGTCCTGCTCGCACGGATGGCGAAGGCGCGGTCGAGCGATGCGTACGGGTTCGCCACGTCGCGGGCGATCCAATTCCACGGCGGATTCGGCTTCACAGAAGAATGCGACGCACACCTCTTCCGCCGTCGCGCGCTCGCCTCGCGTCCCGCGCTCGGCGACCCGGACCATCACCGAGCCGCGATCGCCGACCTGGTCCTCGGACCGTCGGCCGCCGGGGCGACGGCGCTGGACTAG
- a CDS encoding DUF2855 family protein yields the protein MDFIVNRQNLREGKFETKAAPELVDGQARLRIKKFAFTANNVTYGAVGEMIGYWNFFPAEKGWGRIPVWGIAAVDESRNPDLPEGERLYGYLPMSTELVIEPGGVTGHGLFDASAHRAELPVVYNQYTRLAAETGYDRAQDDRRMLLHPLFLTSFLIDDFLDDNDLFGAKTVVVLSASSKTAFSLAFLLSQNRDCNVIGLTSAGNVDFVEGLGCYDQVVSYADIGSLPASDPTVIVDMAGNATVLRAAHEHLGDAVKYSCQVGMTHWEEGGGGGDLPGVKPQFFFAPSQVDKRREDWGAAGFQKRSADAWQGFLGATGGWLDMVHGRGSEAVERVYLDTVEGRISPKQGHILSLE from the coding sequence ATGGATTTCATCGTAAACCGACAGAACCTGCGCGAGGGAAAATTCGAAACGAAGGCGGCCCCAGAGCTGGTGGACGGCCAGGCGCGTCTTCGGATCAAGAAGTTCGCCTTCACCGCGAACAACGTCACCTACGGCGCCGTCGGTGAGATGATCGGCTACTGGAACTTCTTCCCGGCCGAAAAGGGCTGGGGGCGAATCCCCGTTTGGGGCATCGCTGCCGTCGACGAGTCGCGCAACCCCGATCTTCCCGAAGGCGAGCGGTTGTACGGCTACCTCCCGATGTCGACCGAGCTCGTGATCGAGCCGGGTGGCGTAACCGGTCACGGCCTCTTCGATGCTTCGGCGCACCGTGCGGAGTTGCCCGTCGTCTACAACCAGTACACGCGCCTCGCTGCGGAGACCGGTTACGACCGGGCGCAAGACGATCGCCGCATGCTCCTACACCCGCTCTTCCTGACCTCGTTCTTGATCGACGATTTCCTCGACGACAACGACCTCTTCGGCGCGAAGACCGTGGTGGTGCTCAGCGCTTCGAGCAAGACGGCATTCTCTCTTGCGTTTCTTCTCAGCCAGAATCGTGACTGCAACGTCATCGGTCTCACGTCTGCGGGCAACGTGGACTTCGTCGAGGGCCTCGGCTGCTACGATCAGGTCGTCTCGTACGCCGACATCGGTAGCCTGCCGGCGTCCGACCCCACGGTGATCGTGGACATGGCGGGCAACGCCACGGTCCTTCGGGCCGCACACGAACATCTGGGTGACGCCGTGAAGTACAGCTGCCAGGTCGGCATGACGCACTGGGAAGAGGGCGGAGGCGGGGGCGACCTCCCCGGCGTGAAGCCGCAGTTCTTCTTCGCACCGTCCCAGGTCGACAAGCGCCGCGAGGACTGGGGCGCCGCGGGCTTCCAGAAGCGGAGTGCGGATGCCTGGCAGGGCTTCCTCGGTGCGACGGGTGGGTGGCTCGACATGGTCCATGGTCGCGGGTCTGAAGCGGTCGAGCGCGTCTATCTCGATACCGTCGAAGGTCGCATTTCGCCCAAGCAGGGCCACATTCTCTCGCTCGAGTAG